A genomic region of Streptosporangium lutulentum contains the following coding sequences:
- a CDS encoding amidohydrolase family protein: protein MNERTEFGPGRPVVLRGGTVLPMDDGRQVLTHTDVLVVDDRIAAVGADLPVPEGTVVIDATDGIVMPGMIDTHRHMWQTAMRGYGADWTLTQYFVWYYLEHGKLFRPQDVYAGNVLAAIEAIDSGVTTVVDWSHGLQSVEHADAAADALQSVPGRFVLAYGNIQQPPAEWTGTPEFRDFVNRRITGDDMLGFQLAFDVTGDPAFPEKPAFEVARELGVAVTTHAGVWGATGDDGIRLMYDHGFMRPETVYVHAASLSADSYHRIAATGGSISVSTESEQSAGQGYPPTWAIRAHDIPVSLSMDTSAWWSGDLFSAMRTTLGADRSREHMEAHAKGETVTHCSLRADQVVDWATRGGAHALGRAHELGSLEVGKKADLVLIKNEHSPVSFPLLNPFGHVAFQAQRGDVHTVLVNGRVVKHEHRLVGVDLAAARRQVEQTVDHLRSTMGEEQWQKGMNPDIPETSILDNPYTYTDYHSDSTHSR, encoded by the coding sequence ATGAACGAGCGGACCGAGTTCGGGCCCGGGCGGCCGGTGGTGCTGCGAGGCGGCACGGTGCTGCCGATGGACGACGGGCGCCAGGTGCTCACGCACACCGACGTCCTCGTCGTCGACGACCGGATCGCCGCCGTCGGAGCCGATCTGCCGGTGCCGGAGGGCACCGTCGTGATCGACGCGACCGACGGCATCGTCATGCCCGGAATGATCGACACCCACCGGCACATGTGGCAGACCGCCATGCGCGGCTACGGTGCCGACTGGACCCTGACCCAGTACTTCGTCTGGTACTACCTGGAGCACGGGAAGCTCTTCCGCCCGCAGGACGTGTACGCCGGCAACGTGCTGGCCGCGATCGAGGCCATCGACAGCGGTGTCACCACCGTCGTCGACTGGTCCCACGGCCTGCAGAGCGTCGAGCACGCCGACGCCGCCGCCGACGCGCTGCAGTCGGTGCCCGGCCGGTTCGTGCTCGCCTACGGCAACATCCAGCAGCCGCCCGCCGAGTGGACCGGCACGCCGGAGTTCCGTGACTTCGTCAACCGCCGCATCACCGGTGACGACATGCTCGGCTTCCAGCTCGCGTTCGACGTCACCGGAGACCCGGCCTTCCCCGAGAAGCCCGCCTTCGAGGTCGCCCGCGAGCTCGGCGTCGCGGTCACCACCCACGCCGGCGTGTGGGGCGCCACCGGCGACGACGGCATCCGGCTCATGTACGACCACGGCTTCATGAGGCCCGAGACGGTGTACGTGCACGCCGCCTCGCTCTCCGCGGACTCCTACCACCGCATCGCCGCCACCGGCGGCTCCATCTCCGTCTCCACCGAAAGCGAGCAGAGCGCGGGCCAGGGCTACCCGCCCACCTGGGCCATTCGCGCCCACGACATTCCGGTTTCGCTCTCGATGGACACCAGCGCCTGGTGGAGCGGTGACCTGTTCTCCGCCATGCGCACCACGCTCGGCGCGGACCGCTCCCGCGAGCACATGGAGGCGCACGCCAAGGGCGAGACCGTCACGCACTGCAGCCTGCGTGCCGACCAGGTCGTCGACTGGGCCACCCGCGGCGGGGCACACGCTCTCGGTCGTGCCCACGAGCTCGGCAGCCTTGAGGTCGGCAAGAAGGCCGACCTCGTCCTGATCAAGAACGAGCACTCGCCGGTCTCCTTCCCGCTGCTCAACCCCTTCGGCCACGTCGCGTTCCAGGCCCAGCGCGGAGACGTGCACACCGTCCTCGTCAACGGTCGCGTGGTGAAGCATGAGCACCGCCTGGTCGGCGTCGACCTCGCCGCGGCCCGCCGCCAGGTCGAGCAGACGGTCGATCACCTGCGGTCGACGATGGGGGAGGAGCAGTGGCAGAAGGGAATGAACCCCGACATCCCCGAAACGAGCATCCTCGACAACCCCTACACCTACACCGACTACCACAGCGACTCGACGCACAGCCGATGA
- a CDS encoding MerR family transcriptional regulator has translation MRIGELAKRTGVSERSLRYYETQGLLTAERTLGGHRDYPDRAVDRVIRIQELFAAGLHSKKIAQLLPCMRDADGGPSEIATSRLVNDLIAERDRIDRMMADLVRSRDVLDEVIDAASDSRRPAVPHRDERQPRALPGAGQGAGEAAIS, from the coding sequence ATGCGGATCGGCGAATTGGCGAAACGTACCGGGGTGAGCGAGCGTTCGCTGCGCTACTACGAGACGCAGGGGCTGCTGACGGCCGAGCGCACCCTGGGCGGTCATCGCGACTATCCCGACCGTGCGGTCGACCGGGTCATCCGCATCCAGGAGCTCTTCGCCGCGGGACTGCACAGCAAGAAGATCGCGCAATTGCTCCCCTGCATGCGGGACGCGGACGGCGGCCCGTCCGAGATCGCCACCTCGCGGCTGGTCAACGACCTCATCGCGGAACGGGACCGCATCGATCGGATGATGGCCGACCTGGTCCGCTCCCGTGACGTCCTGGACGAGGTGATCGACGCGGCATCGGACTCGCGCCGGCCGGCCGTTCCCCACCGTGACGAACGGCAACCGAGAGCACTGCCCGGAGCCGGCCAGGGCGCGGGCGAAGCGGCGATCAGCTGA
- a CDS encoding YceI family protein: MYPSELTGSYTVDPAHSRFGFVARHAMVTKVRGSIPVKEATVHLDAADPAASSAHVVLEAAGIHTGNTMRDDHLRTGDFLDAANHPHLTFDSTDVKHLHGDSFEITGELTIRGVTRRVTLPLDYTGTTVDAQGLARVGFEGGTVINRKDFGVNYNAVLETGGMLISETVTLEFDLSAIKDA, translated from the coding sequence ATGTATCCCAGCGAGCTCACCGGAAGCTACACCGTGGACCCGGCCCACAGCCGCTTCGGCTTCGTCGCCCGCCACGCGATGGTCACCAAGGTCCGCGGCAGCATCCCCGTCAAGGAGGCGACCGTCCACCTCGACGCCGCCGACCCCGCCGCCTCCAGCGCTCACGTGGTCCTGGAGGCGGCCGGCATCCACACCGGCAACACCATGCGTGACGACCACCTGCGCACCGGTGACTTCCTGGACGCCGCCAACCACCCGCACCTCACGTTCGACTCCACCGACGTCAAGCACCTCCACGGCGACAGCTTCGAGATCACCGGCGAGCTGACCATCCGCGGCGTCACCCGGAGGGTCACCCTCCCCCTCGACTACACCGGCACCACGGTCGACGCGCAGGGCCTGGCGCGGGTCGGCTTCGAGGGGGGCACCGTGATCAACCGCAAGGACTTCGGCGTCAACTACAACGCGGTCCTGGAGACCGGCGGCATGCTGATCTCGGAGACCGTCACGCTCGAGTTCGACCTGTCCGCCATCAAGGACGCATGA
- a CDS encoding CaiB/BaiF CoA transferase family protein, with protein sequence MADDATPERSTGGGPLSGVLVADFSRILAGPYATMLLADMGAEVIKVEGPAGDDTRTWTPPVRDEVSTYYLGINRGKRSIALDLRDEADAEVARELARRADVLIENFKPGGLGKYGLDFETVQSTNPGIVYASISGFGSGAGKDVPGYDLMVQAISGLMSLTGDPDGPPYRAGISVFDVMAGNHAVIGVLAALRHRDLTGRGQHVEVNLLSSALTGLVNHSSAYVAGGVVPYRMGNAHPSVFPYEPLPTADNDLIVTAANDGQFRKLCEVLGIPEIADDPRFARNADRTEHREELRPILTERLAERGAVEWFELLVKAGVPSGPINTIDGGFAMAERFGLAPIVEVGQGDRAIPTTRHPITFSETPVAYTLPPPGLDEHGAELRTWLSRSQEDDRD encoded by the coding sequence ATGGCAGACGACGCCACGCCGGAAAGATCGACCGGAGGCGGGCCACTGTCCGGCGTGCTGGTCGCCGACTTCTCCCGGATCCTGGCCGGCCCGTACGCCACGATGCTCCTGGCGGACATGGGCGCCGAGGTCATCAAGGTCGAAGGGCCCGCGGGCGACGACACCCGCACCTGGACGCCTCCGGTACGCGACGAGGTGTCGACCTACTACCTCGGGATCAACCGGGGGAAGCGATCGATCGCCCTGGACCTGCGCGACGAGGCCGACGCCGAGGTGGCACGAGAGCTGGCCCGCCGCGCCGATGTGCTGATCGAGAACTTCAAGCCGGGCGGGCTGGGCAAGTACGGGCTCGACTTCGAGACCGTCCAGAGCACCAACCCCGGCATCGTCTACGCCTCCATCAGCGGATTCGGCTCCGGCGCCGGCAAGGACGTGCCGGGCTACGACCTGATGGTTCAGGCCATCTCCGGCCTGATGAGCCTCACCGGCGACCCGGACGGCCCGCCCTACCGGGCCGGGATCTCGGTGTTCGACGTGATGGCGGGCAACCACGCCGTCATCGGCGTGCTCGCCGCGCTACGACACCGCGACCTCACCGGCCGGGGCCAGCACGTCGAGGTCAACCTGCTGTCCTCGGCGCTGACCGGACTGGTCAACCACAGCTCCGCCTACGTCGCCGGCGGAGTCGTGCCCTACCGCATGGGCAACGCCCACCCGAGCGTGTTCCCGTACGAGCCGCTGCCCACCGCGGACAACGACCTCATCGTCACCGCCGCCAACGACGGGCAGTTCCGCAAGCTCTGCGAGGTCCTCGGCATCCCCGAGATCGCCGACGACCCGCGCTTCGCCCGCAACGCCGATCGCACCGAGCACCGCGAGGAACTGCGCCCCATCCTCACCGAGAGGCTCGCCGAGCGCGGCGCGGTAGAGTGGTTCGAGTTGCTGGTCAAGGCCGGAGTGCCGAGCGGGCCGATCAACACCATCGACGGCGGGTTCGCGATGGCCGAGCGCTTCGGGCTCGCCCCCATCGTCGAGGTCGGCCAGGGCGACCGCGCCATACCGACGACGCGGCACCCGATCACGTTCTCCGAGACACCGGTCGCCTACACCCTGCCGCCGCCCGGACTCGACGAGCACGGCGCGGAACTGCGCACCTGGCTGAGCCGCTCGCAGGAGGACGACCGTGACTGA
- a CDS encoding alpha/beta hydrolase domain-containing protein — protein sequence MVVAVTAFMATGAGSASAAGAPAASSKSATPGAVASPTVSGPVTGGTHGFPFTSSAVDLRSHGYAEREYFFSGTAHTFTSDQPLSGDGRWQVRKGSPAPYKSRMVVRAPIDPKKFNGTVVVEWLNVTAGRDIDVDWNYGHNQLLRDGFAYVGVTAQIVGLNALTAWDPERYGSLTSPSDDYSYDIFSQAGQALRSTGPGSPLRGLRARHLLADGESQSAGRMTTYVNAVAPSAKVYDGYLIHSNGAAGAALSGTLRPPAPTFLRTDLPRPVLNFETETDVLGHLPARQPDDRFHRLWEVAGTAHVDDDILVFMGYQGHRQTPQSVDPACTSQRNTAPQSYVFDTAFAALRNWVVSGKLPPTAPRMQINAEGTDVARDGFGNGLGGIRLPQLEVPTATLSGVGNTAADASPISAFCRLFGKTVPFDAATLAKLYPTHSAYMRAFTAATRKLVAQGFLLPADERAFLFDAEQAPVPAPAG from the coding sequence GTGGTCGTCGCCGTGACGGCGTTCATGGCCACAGGCGCCGGCTCGGCGTCCGCGGCGGGCGCGCCGGCGGCCTCCTCGAAGAGCGCGACGCCGGGGGCGGTGGCTTCGCCCACCGTCAGCGGCCCGGTGACCGGGGGCACCCACGGCTTCCCGTTCACCTCCTCGGCGGTCGACCTGCGCTCGCACGGGTATGCCGAGCGGGAGTACTTCTTCTCGGGCACCGCCCACACCTTCACCTCGGATCAGCCGCTGAGCGGCGACGGCAGATGGCAGGTACGGAAGGGGTCACCGGCGCCCTACAAGTCCCGGATGGTGGTGCGGGCGCCCATCGATCCGAAGAAGTTCAACGGCACGGTCGTCGTCGAGTGGCTCAACGTCACCGCGGGGCGCGACATCGACGTCGACTGGAACTACGGGCACAACCAGCTTCTTCGCGACGGCTTCGCCTATGTCGGCGTCACCGCCCAGATCGTCGGCCTCAACGCCCTCACCGCGTGGGACCCCGAGAGGTACGGCTCCTTGACCAGCCCGTCCGACGACTACTCCTACGACATCTTCAGCCAGGCGGGTCAGGCACTCCGTTCGACCGGCCCGGGCAGCCCTCTGCGCGGCCTGCGCGCCAGACATCTGCTGGCCGACGGCGAGTCGCAGTCCGCGGGGCGTATGACCACCTATGTCAATGCGGTGGCGCCCTCCGCGAAGGTTTACGACGGTTACCTCATCCACAGCAACGGCGCCGCCGGGGCCGCCCTGTCCGGCACGCTGCGGCCGCCCGCGCCGACGTTCCTGCGCACCGACCTGCCCCGGCCGGTACTCAACTTCGAGACCGAGACCGACGTGCTGGGCCACCTTCCGGCACGGCAGCCCGATGACAGGTTCCACCGTTTGTGGGAGGTGGCCGGCACCGCCCACGTGGACGACGACATCCTGGTCTTCATGGGGTATCAGGGGCATCGCCAGACTCCGCAGTCGGTCGATCCGGCGTGCACCTCGCAGCGCAACACCGCTCCTCAGAGTTATGTGTTCGACACCGCCTTCGCCGCCCTGCGGAACTGGGTGGTCTCGGGCAAGCTGCCGCCGACGGCTCCGCGCATGCAGATCAACGCGGAGGGCACCGACGTGGCCAGGGACGGCTTCGGCAACGGCCTGGGCGGGATCCGGCTGCCGCAGCTGGAGGTACCCACGGCGACGCTGAGCGGGGTGGGCAACACGGCGGCCGACGCCAGCCCGATCTCGGCGTTCTGCCGTCTCTTCGGGAAGACCGTCCCGTTCGACGCGGCGACGCTGGCCAAGCTCTATCCGACCCACTCCGCCTACATGCGGGCGTTCACCGCGGCGACCAGGAAGCTCGTCGCGCAGGGTTTCCTCTTGCCGGCTGACGAGCGGGCCTTCCTGTTCGACGCCGAGCAGGCCCCGGTACCCGCCCCCGCCGGCTGA
- a CDS encoding alkene reductase has protein sequence MTSTPVTSRLFEATHLGTLRLPNRLVMAPMSRNRAADDGVPLPIMATYYAQRASAGLIIAEATTPNAVGQTYPNIPAIHNRAHVAGWRRVTDAVRAAGGRIFLQLEHGGRIGHPDNSGLMPVAPSPVPLPDTIFTPGGHRASVVPREMTVDEIGSTVADFATAARNAVDAGFAGVEVHAANGYLIQQFLAQGTNHRADAYGGSVTGRIRFALEVVQAVGDAIGPERTGLRISPGTTVNGIREGDTDSIYPALIGALADKGLAYLHVVSADPDRLLFRRIREDWPGTLIANPILPWPGPLPADGGRHEGERLLAAGADLISLGRAFLANPDLVERLRADAPLNSVRDRGLMYTGGETGYTDYPVLAVDRDIRMSEPAAP, from the coding sequence ATGACGAGCACACCGGTTACCTCCCGCCTGTTCGAAGCCACCCACCTCGGCACCCTGCGCCTGCCCAACCGGCTGGTGATGGCGCCGATGAGCCGCAACCGCGCCGCCGACGACGGCGTCCCGTTGCCGATCATGGCCACCTACTACGCCCAACGGGCCTCCGCGGGACTGATCATCGCCGAGGCCACCACGCCGAACGCCGTGGGGCAGACCTATCCCAACATCCCCGCGATCCACAACCGGGCGCACGTGGCCGGATGGCGACGGGTCACCGACGCCGTACGCGCCGCGGGCGGCCGGATTTTCCTGCAGCTGGAGCACGGCGGCCGGATCGGTCACCCCGACAACAGCGGGCTGATGCCGGTCGCGCCCTCGCCGGTCCCGCTCCCGGACACCATCTTCACCCCCGGCGGGCACCGAGCCTCGGTGGTGCCACGTGAGATGACCGTCGACGAGATCGGCTCCACCGTGGCCGACTTCGCCACCGCCGCCCGCAACGCCGTCGACGCGGGCTTCGCCGGAGTGGAGGTGCACGCCGCCAACGGCTACCTCATCCAGCAGTTCCTGGCGCAGGGCACCAACCACCGCGCCGACGCCTACGGCGGCTCCGTGACCGGCCGCATTCGCTTCGCGCTCGAGGTGGTCCAGGCCGTCGGCGACGCCATCGGCCCCGAACGGACGGGCCTGCGCATCTCCCCCGGAACCACCGTCAACGGCATCCGCGAGGGCGACACCGACAGCATCTACCCGGCGCTCATCGGCGCGCTGGCCGACAAGGGCCTGGCCTACCTGCACGTCGTCTCCGCCGACCCGGACCGGCTTCTGTTCCGGAGGATCCGCGAGGACTGGCCGGGCACACTGATCGCCAATCCGATCCTGCCCTGGCCGGGACCGCTCCCCGCCGACGGCGGCAGGCACGAGGGCGAGCGGCTGCTGGCCGCGGGAGCCGACCTGATCTCACTCGGCCGCGCGTTCCTGGCCAACCCCGACCTGGTCGAACGGCTGCGCGCCGACGCACCGCTCAACTCGGTGCGCGACAGGGGCCTGATGTACACGGGCGGGGAGACCGGGTACACCGACTACCCGGTGCTGGCCGTCGACCGCGACATTCGGATGTCCGAACCGGCCGCGCCCTGA
- a CDS encoding extradiol ring-cleavage dioxygenase produces the protein MAELVAVIASTHHPFYYRASTATGEDRPPFADEWVRKVEAFRETLTKARPDVLVMVGSDHFHQLWLDNMPQFLVGKAPFYDANFYNEEREFGLPRMLLTGQEDLSAYVLREGLDAGFDLAFSNELRIDHSITCPIITLRPQNDLPIVPIYTNIFAPPLPQPKRFVQLGRTIRQLIESWPENKRVAVIGTGHLSLELGGPRQFGPTGPDPQFDRKAVEWIASGDIEGCLAEVTLDSLHLPGNATHGFMDFMLMMGVAGEGRKADYVDTYDLFHTMEAYFTWYPNGGRS, from the coding sequence ATGGCTGAACTGGTCGCGGTGATCGCGTCCACCCATCATCCCTTCTACTACCGCGCCAGCACCGCCACCGGGGAGGACCGTCCCCCGTTCGCGGACGAATGGGTGCGCAAGGTGGAGGCGTTCCGCGAAACACTGACCAAGGCGCGTCCGGACGTGCTGGTCATGGTCGGCTCCGACCATTTCCACCAGCTGTGGCTGGACAACATGCCGCAGTTCCTCGTCGGCAAGGCCCCCTTCTACGACGCGAACTTCTACAACGAGGAGCGCGAGTTCGGCCTGCCGAGGATGCTGCTCACCGGCCAGGAAGACCTCTCGGCCTACGTGCTGCGCGAGGGCCTGGACGCCGGATTCGACCTCGCCTTCTCCAACGAGCTGCGGATCGACCACTCCATCACCTGCCCGATCATCACTCTGCGCCCGCAGAACGACCTGCCGATCGTGCCGATCTACACCAACATCTTCGCCCCTCCCCTGCCGCAGCCGAAGCGGTTCGTGCAGCTGGGGCGCACCATCCGACAGCTCATCGAGTCGTGGCCCGAGAACAAGCGGGTCGCGGTCATCGGCACCGGGCACCTGTCGCTCGAACTCGGCGGGCCCCGCCAGTTCGGGCCGACCGGACCGGACCCGCAGTTCGACCGCAAGGCCGTCGAGTGGATCGCGTCCGGGGACATCGAGGGCTGCCTGGCCGAGGTCACCCTCGACAGCCTCCACCTGCCCGGCAACGCCACCCACGGTTTCATGGACTTCATGCTGATGATGGGCGTCGCCGGCGAGGGGCGGAAGGCCGACTACGTCGACACCTACGACCTGTTCCACACCATGGAGGCCTACTTCACCTGGTACCCGAACGGAGGCCGCTCGTGA
- a CDS encoding IclR family transcriptional regulator domain-containing protein gives MAGRGEGPDFVEALARGLDVLLCFDAERPRMSLSEVAAAANLARPTARRLLLTLEELGYVRSHGGQFTLTPRVLSLGVAFVSSLGLWDIARPHMEQLVRVVGESSSMAQLDGSDIVYVARVSVPKIIALRVEVGTRFPALQTSQGKILLAALDSGALKGVLAQPSRSRLPGFPPRAWEDIEAELLSVRARGWALADEELAPGVRSVAVPIRDGSGTVRAAMNVTVHAAETSLDTLVDKHLPHLLRTAGDISAEWALWQSRPHSEITG, from the coding sequence ATGGCGGGACGAGGAGAAGGCCCGGACTTCGTCGAGGCGCTGGCTCGCGGGCTGGACGTGCTGCTGTGCTTCGACGCGGAGCGGCCTCGGATGTCCCTCAGCGAGGTGGCCGCCGCGGCGAACCTGGCCAGGCCGACGGCCCGGCGGCTGCTGCTCACGCTGGAAGAGCTCGGTTACGTCCGCTCCCACGGCGGCCAGTTCACGCTCACCCCGCGCGTGCTGAGCCTGGGCGTCGCCTTCGTGAGCTCACTCGGACTGTGGGACATCGCCCGCCCGCACATGGAGCAGCTGGTCAGGGTCGTCGGCGAATCCTCCTCCATGGCGCAGCTCGACGGATCGGACATCGTCTACGTCGCCAGGGTCTCGGTACCCAAGATCATCGCACTCCGGGTGGAGGTGGGCACCCGCTTCCCGGCGTTGCAGACCTCGCAGGGCAAGATCCTCCTGGCCGCCCTCGACTCCGGCGCCCTCAAGGGCGTGCTGGCCCAGCCCAGCCGGTCGCGTCTTCCCGGGTTCCCGCCGCGCGCCTGGGAGGACATCGAGGCGGAGCTCCTGTCGGTGCGCGCTCGGGGCTGGGCGCTGGCGGACGAGGAGCTCGCGCCGGGCGTGCGCTCGGTCGCCGTTCCGATCCGTGACGGGAGCGGAACCGTACGCGCGGCGATGAACGTCACCGTGCACGCCGCGGAGACCAGTCTCGACACCCTCGTCGACAAGCACCTGCCCCACCTCCTGCGTACGGCGGGAGACATCTCGGCCGAGTGGGCGCTGTGGCAGTCCAGGCCGCACAGCGAGATCACCGGTTAG
- a CDS encoding PadR family transcriptional regulator, translating into MSAIRLLVLGAVRRRGRAHGYQVRADLESWGAHQWSNAASGSVYHALKTMAGQGLLLAHETKPSVTGGPPRVEYEVTDEGEKAYFTLLHTALTSRDPRLDLLAAAVGLIDDLPRAQAVDLLRQRARVMDEWRAGIASHLPPDTDLDTWGPIGEVIGLWLHTADSRAQWTHRLIRRLEEGAYRMADDPADDA; encoded by the coding sequence ATGTCGGCGATTCGGTTACTCGTGCTCGGCGCGGTGCGGCGGCGAGGGCGGGCGCACGGTTACCAGGTGCGCGCCGACCTGGAGTCCTGGGGCGCGCACCAATGGTCCAACGCCGCCTCAGGCTCGGTGTACCACGCGCTCAAGACCATGGCCGGGCAGGGGCTGCTGCTCGCGCACGAGACCAAGCCGAGCGTGACGGGCGGGCCGCCGCGCGTGGAGTACGAGGTGACCGACGAGGGTGAGAAGGCCTACTTCACCCTGCTCCATACGGCGCTCACCAGCCGCGATCCACGACTCGACCTGCTCGCCGCGGCGGTCGGCCTCATCGACGACCTCCCCCGTGCCCAGGCCGTCGACCTGCTGCGGCAACGCGCCCGGGTGATGGACGAATGGCGGGCGGGCATCGCCTCGCACCTGCCGCCCGACACCGACCTGGACACCTGGGGCCCGATCGGCGAGGTCATCGGATTGTGGCTGCACACCGCCGACAGCCGCGCCCAATGGACCCACCGGCTGATCCGGCGCCTGGAGGAAGGCGCCTACCGCATGGCCGACGACCCGGCCGACGACGCCTGA
- a CDS encoding citryl-CoA lyase, whose translation MTEQTENPERIDRPEYPTALGASSLESITLLGHDLADDVMGTVGFGELAFWLATQRRPTRGETRVFEAVLAALADHGFTPTAIVTRLTYLSAPDSIQGALAAGLLGGGSRFLGVTEDCGRFLHEVLVSLGDAPPGDDAGWDALALETVRAQREARRFVPGLGHHVHKQGDPRTPRLMQIAREEGLFGPHLSLFAAIGRVHPQVLGKTLPLNGAGVCGAALADLGLPLELLRGFALLARTAGLIGQLAEELRRPVANEIFLSVDLNNRSVAPEPYGPAADATGGSHG comes from the coding sequence GTGACTGAGCAGACGGAAAACCCCGAACGTATCGACCGGCCCGAGTACCCCACCGCGCTCGGAGCCTCGTCACTGGAATCGATCACCCTGCTCGGCCATGACCTGGCCGACGACGTGATGGGCACGGTGGGATTCGGGGAGCTGGCGTTCTGGCTCGCGACCCAGCGGCGGCCCACGCGGGGAGAGACCCGGGTGTTCGAGGCCGTGCTCGCCGCACTGGCCGACCACGGCTTCACCCCCACCGCGATCGTGACCCGGCTGACCTACCTGTCGGCGCCGGACTCCATCCAGGGCGCGCTCGCGGCCGGGCTGCTCGGCGGCGGATCCCGTTTCCTGGGCGTCACCGAGGACTGCGGCCGGTTCCTGCACGAGGTGCTGGTCTCGCTCGGTGACGCGCCGCCGGGCGACGACGCCGGCTGGGACGCCCTCGCTCTGGAGACCGTACGGGCCCAGCGGGAAGCCAGGAGGTTCGTTCCCGGCCTCGGCCACCACGTGCACAAACAGGGCGACCCCCGCACCCCGCGGCTGATGCAGATCGCACGCGAGGAGGGTCTGTTCGGACCGCACCTGTCGCTGTTCGCCGCGATCGGCCGCGTCCATCCGCAGGTGCTGGGCAAGACGCTGCCGCTCAACGGAGCCGGCGTCTGCGGCGCCGCCCTCGCCGACCTGGGCCTGCCGCTGGAACTGCTGCGCGGCTTCGCCCTGCTCGCCCGCACCGCCGGACTGATCGGGCAGCTCGCCGAGGAGCTACGCCGCCCGGTGGCAAACGAGATCTTCCTGTCGGTCGATCTCAACAACCGCTCCGTCGCACCCGAACCGTACGGCCCCGCCGCCGACGCCACTGGAGGTTCGCATGGCTGA
- a CDS encoding VOC family protein yields MHRGDFPAPETGLLLTHFLTVADVARSRAFYTDILGGEVVLDENPCVVKLANGWLIMNTGGGPTSDKPGVTLRPPADPSTATSFLNIRVADIQACYRQWSAKGAEFLTPPVDRRVELRCYLRDPDGYLIEVGQATGVLEGVLTEPPAGSGRPRPSAA; encoded by the coding sequence ATGCACCGCGGTGATTTCCCGGCCCCGGAGACCGGGCTGCTGCTCACACATTTCCTCACCGTCGCCGACGTGGCCCGCTCCCGCGCCTTCTACACCGACATTCTCGGCGGAGAGGTGGTGCTGGACGAAAATCCGTGTGTCGTCAAACTCGCCAACGGCTGGCTGATCATGAACACCGGCGGCGGGCCCACCTCCGACAAGCCCGGCGTCACCCTGCGTCCTCCCGCCGATCCGAGTACGGCCACGAGCTTTCTCAACATCCGCGTGGCCGACATTCAGGCCTGTTACCGGCAGTGGAGTGCCAAAGGCGCCGAGTTCCTCACCCCGCCGGTGGACCGCCGGGTCGAGCTGCGCTGCTACCTGCGCGATCCGGACGGCTACCTCATCGAGGTCGGGCAAGCCACCGGCGTGCTGGAAGGCGTCCTCACCGAGCCGCCGGCAGGTTCGGGCCGGCCGCGCCCGTCCGCCGCGTGA
- a CDS encoding VOC family protein, whose product MSVTPYVMVDSANGFRAFIESAFDAEVSNVVPLPTDPERVIHAEARIGTGVLFFADSGPDGGRCMRSPAEPVHVQLWTTVPDAEAAWARAVAAGAMPAMEVTAQEDGNRMGGFVDPYGTLWWVSTPA is encoded by the coding sequence ATGTCAGTGACCCCCTATGTGATGGTGGACAGCGCGAACGGCTTCCGCGCGTTCATCGAGAGCGCCTTCGACGCGGAGGTTTCCAACGTCGTTCCCCTGCCCACCGACCCCGAGCGGGTGATCCACGCCGAGGCGCGAATCGGGACGGGGGTGCTGTTCTTCGCGGACTCGGGTCCCGACGGCGGGCGGTGCATGCGCTCTCCCGCGGAACCGGTGCACGTCCAGCTCTGGACGACCGTTCCGGACGCCGAGGCGGCCTGGGCGCGGGCGGTCGCCGCGGGCGCCATGCCGGCCATGGAGGTCACGGCCCAGGAGGACGGAAACAGGATGGGCGGCTTCGTCGACCCCTATGGGACGCTGTGGTGGGTCAGCACGCCCGCCTGA